ACCAGGGGGCGGCCACGGCGGTGCCGGCCCTGCACGGCGCACCGTGCCCCGACCTCGTCTACCCGAACTACCAGGACTGGGGCTTCGCCAAGGTCAAGCTGGACGAGCGCTCGTTCGCCACCGCCCGCAAGGACGTCAGCAAGGTGGCCGATCCGCTGCTGCGCGCGATGCTGTGGCAGAGCATGTGGGATGGCGTGCGCGATGGCGCGCTGCCGTTGAATGAATTCCTGCAGACGGTACTGAACAACGCGCCGCGCGAAACCGACTATGCGCTGCTGGGCAATGTGCTGGACAAGGTGCACGCCAGCCACGCCTACCTGCAGCGCATGGCACCGCAGGCGGCCTACACGCGCAAGGTGCGCCAGTCGCTGGAGGACATGGCGTGGCAGGGCGTACGCACGGGCACGGACGCGAACTTCAAGCGGCGCTGGCTGACGGCCTATATCGACGTGGCCGCGAGCCGCGAAGCGCTGGCGCGCCTGGCTGGCCTGCTGGCCGGGGAAGGCGTGCCGCAAGGCGTGACGGTCAGCCAGGACGTGCGCTGGATCATCGTTCGCAAGCTCAACGAGCGCGATGCGCCGGGCAGCGCGGCCCTGCTGGCGGCGGAACAGCAGCGCGACAAGTCCGACACCGGCTCGGCGGCCGCGCTGGCGGCCACCGTCGTGCGCCCGGACGCCCAGGTCAAGGGCGAGTGGCTGGCGCAGATCGCCGACCCGCAAACCAGGCTGCCGTTCGCGCGCATCCGCACGGCGATGGAAAACCTGTACCCGTCCTCGCAAGCGGCGCTGGCCGAACAGACGGCCGAGCGGCGCCTGGCGCAGCTGCCGGAGCTGGACAAGGCCGCAGGCCCGGTCTTCATGCGCGCCTATGCCGGCACGCTGATCCCGACGGGCTGCACGCCGCAAAGCGTGCAGCGCCTGGCCGACGCGGCAGCCAAGTACACGACGCTCTCCACCGGCGCCCGCCGCACGCTGCTGGCCCTGCAGGACGAGGACCGCCGCTGCGTGGCGGTGCGGCAGGCCTTGACGGTGCCGCTGGACTAAGTCTCGCGGGCACGAAACCCGACGGTGCCTGTCACCTGCGGGTTTGTTTCAGCGCTGCGGCAGCGGGTAGGTTGCCGGGCTGACGTTGCCGTCCTTGTCGACGGCCTGCACGCCGAAGAACACATTGTCCTTCGACAGGTCGCTGCGGAACGACGTGACGTTGCCGACGAACTTCGCGCCCTGCCAGTTGGCGGCGGTGGTCTCGCGCCAGACCACGCGGTAGCCGGCCAGGTCGGGCTCCTTGTTGGGCTGCCACGTCAGGTCCGTCTTGTTGTCCAGCTTGGCCGTCAGAACCCTGACGTCGCGCGGTGCGGCCGGGGCCAGCGCCAGCGAGGCCAGCGCGGCCGCGTTGACGCGCGCCACCTGCGCCGTGTAGCCGCTGTCGACGAACTCGATCAGGTCGCCGTACTGCGTGCCGCCTTCCTTGCGCAGGTCCTGGTGCTGGTGGCGGAAGTCCTCGGCCGGTTCCGTGAAGCGCAGCGCCGCGTAGCCCTGTTCCAGGAACGGGATATGGTCGCCGCCGCGCAGGTAGCGGTCGCGCCGCTGGATCACCGTCACCTTGAAGTTCTTCACGTAGCGTTCGCCCGTCTCCTTGACGTGGCGGGCCAGCTGGCGCGACGGCGAGTCGTTTTCGCCGCCGGTCTGGATCAACGTGCGCAGCGCATCCGGGACTTCCTTCAGCGCCGGGATGCCCTCGGCGAACAGCCGCACCTGCTTGTCGTCGCGCTTGCCGTTTTCGTCGACCGAGCTGCCGATGATGTCGTTGGTGAACATGCCCGCCACGTCGACGTTGTTCTTGCGGGCTTGCTCGGCCCAGTGGCCGGCGCCGAACAGGCCTTGCTCTTCCGCCGCCACGGCCATGAAGACCAGCGTCGCGTCGAACTGGCGCTTGGCCATCACGCAGGCCAGTTCCATCACGGCGGCGGTGCCGGAAGCGTCGTCGTTGGCGCCTGGGGCGTCGCTGGTGGCGTCCATCACGTCCGTCACGCGCGAATCGTAGTGGCCGGAGACGACGTAGACCCGGTCCTTCGCCTGCGCCTGCGTGCCGGGCAGGGTGGCGACGACGTTGACGATCTCGGTCGGCTTCGACAGGCGCGGCGCGACAGGGTGCACGTGGCTGTCGAACGTCACCTGCAGCTTGCCGGCGCCGCAGCGTTCCAGTTCGGCCTTGATCCAGCGCCGCGCGGCGCCGATGCCGCGCGTGTCCGATTCCGTCTCGGACATCGTGTGGCGCGTGCCGAAGCCCACCAGTTTTTCAATGTAGCCGTGGATGCGCTGCGGGGAGATTTCGCGCACGATGGCGTCGATGTCGGCCTGGCGTTTCGGCGCGCCGGTGTCGGCAGGTGCCGCCGCGGCCATCGCGCAGGCGGACAGGAGGACGGCGCAGGCCACGGGTTTCATGGGGACGGGCATGGTTTTCCTTGTTCGGTGGATGGCGAATCTGCAGGCAAAGCTGCAAACCACCCCCAAGCTTACCTCAACCGGCGCTACGGCTGCGCACTGCGCTAGAATGCCCGCCTGATCCAACACCGCGAGCGGGAACTGCCATGACCTACGAAGAATACCTGGACGAAGTCACCACCTTGATCTTCGAAAAATACAACGTGACCGAGAAGCAGGCGATCACGATGGTGATGCGTGCGCAGGACGCGGAATTCTTCGTGCGCCATGACGACGACGAGAAGCTGCGCAACGTCGACCAGGCCCATGCCGATGCCAAGGCGCTGTACGCGGCCGCGCAGCAGGCGCAGCCGCCACGGCGCAAATAGGCGCTATTTCTCGCGCAGCGGTGGCGGCGACGGATAGCGCGCGGCGGTGCCGATGAGCGTGGTGCCGCCTTCCGCGGCCACGATGCGGACCGCGACGGTCGGCAGCACGAACATCGCGCCGTCGTCCGGACGCCAGCGCAGCGCGTTTTCCAGCGAATAGTCGGGGTCGCGCTGCCAGCCCAGCTGGTCACGCAATGGCGCCGCGCAGTCGGGAGTGCCATGGGTATTGCGCGGACATTCGTCGATGCGCACGAACGGCACCCTGCGTTCGCGCAGGCGCCGGGCGAATGCGGCGACGACCTTGTCAGCGCTGTCCTCGACATACAGGTAGTAGCCTGTGCCACCGTAGCCGATGCGGCTGACCATCAGCGCGCCGACCGGGGCGCCAAACGCCTGCGTGGGCTGCGACGGCACGTAGGTATAGGGCGGCACGTAGCCGTTTTTGAAGATCGTTGCCAGCTCGCCTTCGCGCAACAGGCGCCAGCCCGGCTGGCAGCTGGCGTTGTCGGTGGCGAAGCAGTGACGGTAGCCTGACGGCACGTCGAGGAACAGCTCTTCCACCGGCGCGCGCCTGCCTTGCGGCGCGCCGGCGAGCGGCGCGACGTTCCATTTGCCCTGTACGTTCTTGGTCCACGTGAACGACGTCTCGAACCAGCGCAGCAGCGGCGAATGGGGACTCAGGTCCTGCGGCGCCGGCGCCGGTTGCGCCACCGGCAGCGGCACCGGTTCGCGCATGCCCCCATCCGCATCGACGACCAGCATGGCGCCCGGCTCCTTGCGCGAGTCCGCATAGGCATAGGCGCTGCCGTCCGGCGCCGTGCCGGCCAGTTGGCCGATGTGGCCCGTGCAGCAGTCGAGGCCAGCGGGCAGCTTCCGCACCCGGATGGGAAAGGCCGACAGCAGCACGCCGCCGTTGCGTGGGAAATAGCGCACGCCGGGCGCGATCGGATAGCCGTGGTAATAGCCATCCTCGCCGTCGTGGCTGTACAGGCCGAGGTCGATCGTGTCGAATACCGCCTTGCCCTGGTGTTCGGACAACACCTGCAGCTTGCCGTCGCCCAGCGGCACGGGCCACACCAGCGCGGGCCGGCCGAAACCGCGGAACGGCTCGACCCGCTCGACCTTCTTCGCCACCACCTTGCCGCGGTACAGGATGCGCTGGTAGTCCAGCTGGGCGCTGAACAGGTAGCCGCAGCAGCTGCGGTATTCGATGTCGAGCAGCGTGAACGGCCCTTCCTCCGACACCTTGCGCACGCTTTCGTCGCCCTTCAGGTAGCGCGCATACGGGCCGCTCGGCGCCGTGGCAGGGGCGCCGCAGGCCGCCAGCATGAACGGGACCAGCAAGGCGGCAAGGTGGTGGGCGGGGGCGGCAGGACGTTGCATCGAAGCTCCGGTCGATAGGTGACGCTAGGCGCGGATCATGTCGTGGATGCTGTAGCTCATGACGGCCAGGAACGCGACCAGGCCAAGGTACAGCGCGCCGTAGTTGAGGCGGGTTTCCAGCTTGACGTCGTAGTAGGCCGGCGTCGGGCCCGGATCGCCGCGCCAGGCGGCTTTCAGCTGGGGGATCGCCAGCAGCCCGACAAGGATCAGCATGGGGCTGGGGCGGTAGAAGAACAGCGCCGCCAGCAGCGGTACGCCCAGCAGCCAGACCTTGGGCGAGACGATGGCCGTGATGCGGCCGCCGTCCAGCGGCATCAAGGGGATCAGGTTGATCAGGTTGAGCATGCAGCCGGAATAGGCCAGCGCCAGCAGCAGCTGGCTGTCGTTGTCGCGCGCCGCGAAATAACAGGCCATTGCCGCCAGCGTGCCGGCCAGTGGACCGGCCATGCCGATGTAGGCTTCCGTCTCGACGTCGTGCGGCAGGTCTTCCAGCGCGACCCACGCGCCGACGAACGGGATGAACGCGGGCGTGCCCACCCGCAGGCCACGGTTGCGCGCGGCCACGTAGTGGCCCATCTCGTGCACGAACAGCAGCACGACGAAGCCGGCGGCGTAGCGCCAGCCGAACACCCAGCTGTAGACAACCAGCGACAGCAGCATCGTGCCGCCCGTCGTCAGCAGCTTGCCCATCTTGCCGGCCGCGAACAGCCACAGCAGAAGCTTGGCCATCGTCAGGACTTCGAGAGGTCGACCTTCGGCTTGCGGCCGAACCGCTTGGCGATGCCGAACCCCAGGGCGCCGATGCCGACGATGACCACCTTCTTGAACGCGAGCAGCAGCGCGAACAGCTTGCCGAACAGGCCCAGCTTGGCGGCGGCACCGCCGGCGATCAATGCGGCCAGACCGTATTCCGCCACCTTGTCGGTCTTCTCGTCGAAGTCGGCATAGCGGTTGCCCGGCGTGAAGTCGGAAAACGCCGTCACCGTCTTCATCTCCTTGCGGATCTGGGCGATCTGGTCCATGCCAGCCACCGCGTTGAGCACCAGGACGCCCTCGCGGCCCAGCACGCGGATGTTGTAGTTCAAGCCGTTCTGGGCGTCGCCTGCCGAATGCAGTTCCTTGGCCCAGTACAGCTTGTGGCTGGCCTTGTCGTAGCGCGGCGCTTCCGCCCAGCCGACCAGCGTCATCGGCTGGTAGCCCTGTTTCTTGCGCTCCTCGTTGGCTTCCTGCATCGACTCCTGCATCGTCTTCAGCAGTTCGTCGTACTTGATGCTGTCCGCATCGTCGTCCTTGACGTGGCCTTCCTTTTCATAGGTGACCACCACGCCCCAGCCTGCGCGCGTCAGCGGATTGACGGCGGTCGGCACGATCATGCCCAGCGTCTCGATGCCCGGCGGGTTGCCCCAGCCTTCCGACAGCAGGCGGCCCGCGTCGGCGGGCGCCAGGTAACGGAAGCCGGCCGGCAGGTCGAGGGTGGCAACGCCGCCGGGCAGGGAGATTTTGCCTTCCTGGAATTTCAGCGAAGCCAGCAGCTGTTCCGGGGTGGTATCGGCGGCCTGGACAGGGGAAGCGGCCAGCAACAGGCTGAACATCGTGCAGAGGAGGGTGCGGAAAAGCGTCATATCGATTTGCAAAGGCAGCCCGCCTGGGCGCACGCGACACGGTGGTCGGTCGCATGGCGGCGGGCATGTTGAGAAGTGAATCCGTGATTTTACGCAACAGTTAGCGGCATAATCTCGCCAATTGTCACATCGGCAAAAAATAGTGCTTGTGGGAGCGAAAAAAAGGCCGGGTCGTGGACCCGGCCTTGCTGGCAGGGTACCTACCGACCGGCAGACAATGGTTTGTTGGGCAACCAATCCTGCATTGCGGCGGGCGCATCTAGCAGGTGCCGTCGGGCGGTCGTGCAGTCGGCTCTGCAGTTGTCCCATTTCACGCTGGCAGCGCCGAGGTCGTTCGGGAACTTGCCGGCGGCCAGCGGTGCGTCGCATGTTGCGCCACCTCCGCCGAAAACGGGGTAGCCTCTACTGCGCAGCCCCTTGCCGCTGAGGGCCTGCATCTGTCGGGAGAATGGATGGCATCGCTGGGAGAATTCGTCAGGATCACTGCTCGCCGCATGGGGTTGTCTGCCGTCGTGTTTGCCGCCGGGCTGGCGCTGTCCGGTTACGCCTGCCAACTCCACTGGCAGCGCAGCGAAGCCCACCAGCTCGAGCAGCTGGGTGACACTGCCGGCAACTATGCGTCGCTGCTGCGCCAGCGCCTGGAACAGTACGTCAGCGCGACGCGGGCGCTGGCGGCGTTCTTCAGCGCGTCGGATGCAATATCGCGCGAGGAATTCGACAACTACATCAAGGCCAGCCGCGTGTTCGACCGGTTGGAGGGCATGAGCTCGTTCGGCTACCTGCCGCGGGTCCCGGCGGCGCGGCTGGCTGCTTTCGAAGCGGACGCGGCCCGTACCTTTCCAGGCTACCGTGTCTTCGCGCCGCGCCCGGATGCGAGCGATTACTATCCGCTGCTGTTTGGGCAGCACGCGCTGGATCCCTTGCGGGCTGACCGTTTGCGGGGTATCGACTATGCGGCCGTTCCGGCCCGCCGGCACGCGATGCAGCGAGCGGCCGCGGCCGACGAACCGGTAACCACGGCAATGCACACAGCCCTGCGCGACCCTGCCAACCGTCCGGTCGTACTGATTTTCGCGCCCGTGCGCAAGGCGCCGACCACCGCCATGCCGGACGCCCAGGGCGACCTGGCGGGCTTCATCTTCTCGGCCCTGTACGTGCGCCAGCTGTTCGGCACGTTCGACGATGGCCGCCTCGCCCAGCAGTTCGACCTGGAGGTCTTCGACGGCAGCGTATCCGCCGCCACCACGGTGTTCGATGCCGACAACGTCGCCCACGCGCTGCAGCGGGACCGGGATCATGTGCTGGCGCATCGCACGACGATCGCCTTTGGCGAGCGCACCTGGCTGATGTATTTCTACGCCAAGCGCACGCAGCTCGCCGCCGGTTCCTTGCACGAGGCGGCGCTGGTGTTCGCCATCGGCATGCTGCTGACGCTGATCGCCAGCTACGCGACGGTCGCGTGGCCGCGCTATGCGTCGGGCAAGCGGGCGATGCGCGACTTCAACGAGCGCTTTGCCGGCTTCTTCGAGCACCATCCGTTTGCCGTGTTCGCACTGGACCCGCAGGGCCGCTTCCTGCAGTCGAACCAGCAGATGGCGCGCGAACTGGGTGTGCCGCGCGAGACGCTGGCCGGCATGCCGGTCACGCGATTCGTCCCGAAGCCGGAGCGGCAGGCGGCGGCGCGGTACTTCGGCGACGTCATGGCCGGCAACGCGGTCGCGTACACGCACCAGGTGCAAAGCGCCGACGGCCGGCGCTCCGACCTGTCGGTCGTGATGATCCCGATGAGCTCAGGCGACACGGTCAGCCACGTGCTGGGTTTTGCGGAGAACATCACCGACCGCAAGCGGGCCGAGGCCGCGCTGCACGCATCGCGCCAGATGCTGCAGGCCATCCTCGACAATATTCCACAGAGCGTGTTCTGGAAGGACATCGACAGCGTCTACCAGGGCGCCAACCGCTCGCTGCTGGAGGCGGCGGGCCTGCACGGCCTCGACCAGCTGGTCGGCAAGACCGATGCGGACCTGCGCTGGAAGGACCAGGCCGACAACTACCGCCAGGTGGACCTGGAGGTGATCCGCTCGGGCGTGCCGCGCATGCGCATGCAGGCGCGCGACGTACGGCGCGACGGCGAGGCGTGCTGGATCGAGACCAGCAAGATCCCGCTGAAGGACGACCAGGGCCAGGTGACGGGCATCCTGGCCGTTACCGAGGACATCACGGCGCGCAAATATATGGAAGAGGAGCTGTTCCGTCGTGCCAACTACGACAACCTGACGGGCCTGCCCAACCGCGGCTACTTCAACAACCAGCTGGACGAAGCGGTCAAGCGCGCGCACCGCCGTGCCGGCCTGGCCCTGATGTACTTCGACATCGACCGCTTCAAGCAGGTCAACGATACCTACGGTCACGACGTGGGCGACAGCGTGATCCGCCTGTTCGCCCAGCGCATCCGCTTCGTGCTGCGCGAAGCCGATTTCGTCGCGCGCCTGGGCGGCGACGAGTTCGTGCTGGTGGCCGAGGGCCTGAACGAGCCCGGCGACGCCGTCGTCATCGCGCAGAAGCTGGTGGCCGCGATGGCGGTGCCGTTCGACCTGGCGGGCACGCCGCTGCCCGTTACCACCAGCATCGGCGTCGCATGGTTCGAGGCCGGCATGACGCCAGAGGGGCTGGTCAAGGCGGCCGACCAGGCGATGTACGATGCCAAGCGGGCGGGGCGCAATTGCTGGCGGGTAGCGGGCGGGTGAGGGTAAGCGAATCCGCAACCGGATGATGTCATCCGGCCGCTGCCGCATGGCGCGGCAGCGTGCGGTGGCCGGCATCAACCCGCGTCGAACGGCGCATCGGCCATCACGACGTCGCTGCGCACCGGCATGACGATACTCTGGTTCGTCGGCACAAGGCCCATCGCTTTCATCGTTCGCCGGTGTTCGTGCGAGAACTGTGCCAGTCCCCGGTCGGTGCCCGCGATTGCGCCCAGCACTTCCCCCACCCGTTGCTTGTTCGCGTCGCCGTCGCCCGCCTTGCCAAATACGCGCAGCGAGCCATAGTTGTTCTGGTCCGCGCCGGCCTGCTCGTTCTTGAGGCCGCTGGAAGCGAAGTACAGCAGCTCGGCTGTTTCCGCCTCCTTGAACTGCTCATAGACCTCGTGCATCTGCGCCGTGGTCGCGCTGGTCGTATCGATGATCCAGGCTCGCGCGTTGGGATAGGCTTCCGCCACGTTGCGTTTCCCATCCCCCTTCGTCGCGTCCGTCACGCAGGCATTGATGTCCTTGATGACGATCTGCGCATCGGCCTGTTCCTTGACCTGGATCTCGGCGTCGCGAATGGCGCCGGCGGTTTCATAATACGGCTTGTCATAGGCGATACCGACGTTGTTGGCCTCGCCGCCGAACAGGATTGCGCGCGCCGAGTTCGTCGCCCCCAGCAGGCTGCGCATGCCGTTATGGAGGATCATCTTGCTTCCCCGAACGTCCCCATCCTCGACGTCGGAGTCGCTGCCGTAGCCGAAATCCGTCTCGTCCGCACCCTTGCCGGCTTGCAATTTGTCCAGCGTATGCACCATCAGCAACTGGTTGGCGAGGTCCAATGCAACCGCGATATCCGGATTGTTCGGGTGTAGCGTGCCCGCGATGCGCGCGAGATGCTCTTGCGTGCCGCCGGCTTGGCCGGGTATGGCGGTTCCGACCTTGGCGAGATTCCTGCTGAACTTTTGCAGGTAGGCGTCGTAGGCCGCCGACAGCGGGGGCGCTTCGGCTGCTCCACCGGTCGTGGGCGGGACGGCATTCTGCCCGGCGGTGATGCTGTACGGCTTGGGCTCCGTGTTGGTACTCATCGTCATCCCGCCCTTCGAGTTCTTGACAAAGCCAACCTGGGAAAACAAGTTCGTCAACGTTGCCGAAAGTGGATCGGCCACAGCGGCATCCGCGGACGAGCGCCGATGCAGTGCAAACGACTCCGAGTCGACAGCATTCCTGGCGTTCAGGG
This is a stretch of genomic DNA from Pseudoduganella chitinolytica. It encodes these proteins:
- a CDS encoding M28 family peptidase, with product MPVPMKPVACAVLLSACAMAAAAPADTGAPKRQADIDAIVREISPQRIHGYIEKLVGFGTRHTMSETESDTRGIGAARRWIKAELERCGAGKLQVTFDSHVHPVAPRLSKPTEIVNVVATLPGTQAQAKDRVYVVSGHYDSRVTDVMDATSDAPGANDDASGTAAVMELACVMAKRQFDATLVFMAVAAEEQGLFGAGHWAEQARKNNVDVAGMFTNDIIGSSVDENGKRDDKQVRLFAEGIPALKEVPDALRTLIQTGGENDSPSRQLARHVKETGERYVKNFKVTVIQRRDRYLRGGDHIPFLEQGYAALRFTEPAEDFRHQHQDLRKEGGTQYGDLIEFVDSGYTAQVARVNAAALASLALAPAAPRDVRVLTAKLDNKTDLTWQPNKEPDLAGYRVVWRETTAANWQGAKFVGNVTSFRSDLSKDNVFFGVQAVDKDGNVSPATYPLPQR
- a CDS encoding site-2 protease family protein, which translates into the protein MAKLLLWLFAAGKMGKLLTTGGTMLLSLVVYSWVFGWRYAAGFVVLLFVHEMGHYVAARNRGLRVGTPAFIPFVGAWVALEDLPHDVETEAYIGMAGPLAGTLAAMACYFAARDNDSQLLLALAYSGCMLNLINLIPLMPLDGGRITAIVSPKVWLLGVPLLAALFFYRPSPMLILVGLLAIPQLKAAWRGDPGPTPAYYDVKLETRLNYGALYLGLVAFLAVMSYSIHDMIRA
- a CDS encoding DUF2167 domain-containing protein gives rise to the protein MTLFRTLLCTMFSLLLAASPVQAADTTPEQLLASLKFQEGKISLPGGVATLDLPAGFRYLAPADAGRLLSEGWGNPPGIETLGMIVPTAVNPLTRAGWGVVVTYEKEGHVKDDDADSIKYDELLKTMQESMQEANEERKKQGYQPMTLVGWAEAPRYDKASHKLYWAKELHSAGDAQNGLNYNIRVLGREGVLVLNAVAGMDQIAQIRKEMKTVTAFSDFTPGNRYADFDEKTDKVAEYGLAALIAGGAAAKLGLFGKLFALLLAFKKVVIVGIGALGFGIAKRFGRKPKVDLSKS
- a CDS encoding sensor domain-containing diguanylate cyclase; protein product: MASLGEFVRITARRMGLSAVVFAAGLALSGYACQLHWQRSEAHQLEQLGDTAGNYASLLRQRLEQYVSATRALAAFFSASDAISREEFDNYIKASRVFDRLEGMSSFGYLPRVPAARLAAFEADAARTFPGYRVFAPRPDASDYYPLLFGQHALDPLRADRLRGIDYAAVPARRHAMQRAAAADEPVTTAMHTALRDPANRPVVLIFAPVRKAPTTAMPDAQGDLAGFIFSALYVRQLFGTFDDGRLAQQFDLEVFDGSVSAATTVFDADNVAHALQRDRDHVLAHRTTIAFGERTWLMYFYAKRTQLAAGSLHEAALVFAIGMLLTLIASYATVAWPRYASGKRAMRDFNERFAGFFEHHPFAVFALDPQGRFLQSNQQMARELGVPRETLAGMPVTRFVPKPERQAAARYFGDVMAGNAVAYTHQVQSADGRRSDLSVVMIPMSSGDTVSHVLGFAENITDRKRAEAALHASRQMLQAILDNIPQSVFWKDIDSVYQGANRSLLEAAGLHGLDQLVGKTDADLRWKDQADNYRQVDLEVIRSGVPRMRMQARDVRRDGEACWIETSKIPLKDDQGQVTGILAVTEDITARKYMEEELFRRANYDNLTGLPNRGYFNNQLDEAVKRAHRRAGLALMYFDIDRFKQVNDTYGHDVGDSVIRLFAQRIRFVLREADFVARLGGDEFVLVAEGLNEPGDAVVIAQKLVAAMAVPFDLAGTPLPVTTSIGVAWFEAGMTPEGLVKAADQAMYDAKRAGRNCWRVAGG